The Tripterygium wilfordii isolate XIE 37 chromosome 18, ASM1340144v1, whole genome shotgun sequence nucleotide sequence GGAACACGTAGGAGAGAAAAGTGAGTAAAATTGAATGCAACACCACAGAAAAATAGTGatcaaggatatatatatatttgcggCACTAGTACTAGTTAACATACATACTTCACATAGatgcaacattttttttttaaatatcgttgagaaacatgtttttcattgaaatcgagCATTGAACATACATATGCTTAACTTAGGCGATTGTCAACTGAGTCACCTCTCATTGATAACATATATGCAACATTAATATAGCATGGGTGTTAATTATATTCTAGATATGGTTTTTCGTTTTCATGGTGTAACATTGCATTTCATGTCATCCACACATGGAAAACAACAACTCTTGAGTCAATTTTTTGTGAGTTGTCTATATTTTGGGTTTAGCCGTCTAGGTTTTGTTTTGTGTTCATGGATGGGAGCACacaatttttctctctctctctatgtataTAGTGGGgctgattttgtgtttttttttctatatatatatagagggttATGACTCTATAGGCCCAACAAAAACTAGCTTTCCATATCAATCTTATCTTCTCGTGTATGGTTCCTAATTCATGTatacttttttttggttaacCGACAACACAGCAAGCGTGCCTTTTGAAAAACCCACTAAGCCGCTACTCAAGCAGGAATAAGCACATCAAACTCATCTGGCGGGTTAATTGGACAGATACCGAAtgcaaatcacttgaaaataacTGTGTCAGTTTTAAATCGAACTCGACCGACCTCGGATGAGATTCTTTACGCCCTAAATCCAAATAGATAACCAACTATGTTAACGTGAAAGTGTTTTGAATTCATGTATACGTGCATTCCACTAGCTATGCATTGCATACGTAGCTTGCCATAGCTTAACATGGGGCGTTATCTGCTCCTAATGTTTTGGGTGAGATGATATCCTTTCTCCGACAATGAAAGGCAAAACAATATTTTGTGGTAACATTTTAGTTTTTgacgtgtatatatacacacacacacacacaatgaaACAATAGAAAGACTACGACCACTACATATTGCATGGTCACATGTGACATGTCATTAATaattcctccttttcttttttgtattttaagattttatccTATACACCAATCGAatggtatataagtaaagatTCAACCCTTCTCACactatcaatatattttttggacGTAAGAACCAATAACAATGatccaagaaaaacaaagtcgtgGGGGTCTTTAACTACTAcacaaagcggacaatattactTCGTAATGTTTGGGCTAGATTTTCATTAATCTCTTGCCTAATGTTGTTGAACCAAGTACAACCACCTGCTACCCAATACATTATTGAAGTAATGCGCAAGGTAGGTTAAGTTAAAAATATACTGGATGACAAATGTAGACAAACATTTGCTATGAAATTTCTTGATTGGAATGTATGAAGCagataggttaattacatttcCATCTTTAGGGCAACAATGTGGGGTATCCAAACAAGCAAAAGTGCAAAACTAAATGTTTCTTCCATGCAGGAGACTTTCGTATCCGATTAATGGGAGATGTCTAGGGTATTAAAACAATTGTGGGCGATACTGACTTTATGGTCTTCGAGGGGGAGGTCACTGCTATTTCAAAGGCAAAACAGAAAAAAGTCATGTGTTATCTGGTGTCCAAATATAcattcatacatacatacatgtgtgtgtgtgtttgtggttCTAATTTATGTCGTCATTATACGGTTGTTatattgagtatatatataggctTAATTGCCTTCCATTATCTACATTAATCACACAAGTCTCTCTCTCGATCGTTAAGTAAACGGGGAGAGGGACTCGAATTTGAGTaccactaaatcgagtacattTTCGGTTGAAGGGCTGTAAGATCCCTCCCctttatatatatcaaaaaagaTACAAGACCATATACTCTTCTTAATTAATATTGCATGTATGTAATGGGATCTTGTGTAGTGGAGTTGTTTACTCGCCACATGTATGTATCAAACTCCTCTATCTCATCAAAATTTGACTTTTTctatacttacatatatatgtttctcAATGGATTAATTAATGTATACACATTTATCACACATTCActaatcaaaaatcaaacaagagaaGCTCACGAGTGGAGTTGTTTGCTTgtcacatgtatgtatgtatcaaaCTCCTCTACCTCATCAAAATTTGACTTTTTctatacttacatatatatgtttctcaatgggttaattaatatatacacatttatCAGACACTCActaatcaaaaatcaaacaagagaaGCTCACTTAACCACTCGGTGGGTGGCAAGCTATCTAAGGATGAACCCTTCCAGCTCGAAGACCCAATATTCAACGATCCCTGCAAGTATTCAGAGTTTACATGAGCAAATGCGTTCGACAATACAAGCATATGATACACATGGATGCTATCATGCATGGCATGCATGTCAATGTTGACAAATACATATATACTATACCACAAATAAATTAACCTCAACGAATGGATACCCAAACTCCACGATTGGAGACTGCCCTCCTTGTTTTTAAGGAATATTTGttaccctctctctctctctctctctctatatatatatatttacacacaTACAGACACACATGTAAATTGTAACCAACCAACCAATTACCATGAAGCTTTGTGGGGCTGTGCTGTACATATCTGTGTCTGAAAAAGTGTCAAGTGTGTGATCCTTTAGCTCTAAAAAATCTGCAGACTCAGTAGTATTGATCCTGGTTATTTCGTATGAACAAACAATGACCAAGTCTCTCGTGTATTCGATAGAAAAAAAGAGCACACGCACATGGATGATCCTGCCTATTGAGGTCACTTCATAGGACCCCCCCACCACCCTCTCTCATATCGTTATACGTACTGTGTTCGTACACCCACTACCCCCAACTTGCACTTTGTTTGCCACTCCACCACTCGCACCTGATCATGTCTACACACGTTATCCCCGACAACTCTTCAGTCGAGATAATTAAGGCATATACTCTTTTGGTAAGTAAGCAGGACAGGGGATTCGAATTTGGGTAACACCAAATCGAGTATATATCTTAAGCTCCTCGGTTAAGGCTCGACTTGATAGTATTCAAGTTTGAGTGCCCACCCCGCATACTTAACTAAAAAAGTGTCTACACACGCTATCTTACAGACTTAAGATTTTGAGTTCAATGTCATGTATCCCATTAGTACGTACTGCACAAATATTTTGGACCAACACATGACTTAATTAATACGAATGtaagttttgagttttgagttttGGGTTTAGGGAATTGAAGGGAAAAAGATGTACAtattaagattaattattttgtcattcaaccaaaCTCGTCCTCACGAGTGGGGTGGGTAGGGCAATCCGACgacccaacacgtgcacaacaaaatGAGACCCTATATTAGGGCTACTCTCAAACAAGACCCTCATTTGGGGCAGCAACAAAAGCTCACGCTTGGGACAACAACAAATGTGGGTTTAAATTGAGAAATCAACGATTTGAATTCAAGACCTCCCACTCCGATattatgttaagattagttaattTCTCATTCAACCAAAAGGTTAACAGAAACTAAAGTTATGGACAATGAACTGCACAtgcttaagaaaaaaaaaaggaaaagggagGACCCATAACAATGTAACGATAATAACTACCATTAGCATTAGAATTAGCATATACAAACGTAGTTGGATAAGGTAAGCAATACCTCTCAAATTATAACCACTAGTAGTACAGTAAGAAGATAGAGCAATTAAAGATGAAAAACAGAAGTAGTAGAGAGATGTCTGAATGTTTTAAGGTTTAAGAAGCCACACAAAAGGGTTCCCAATTAAGCAACCCTTTCCTCCGATGCTCACTTTCCTTGCACCTACTTGTCATTGACAGCTTCTTCAATCCCATTTCACCTTTCACTTTAACACTACTTTCCTTCTCTGTTTCCTCTGTTTCTTCAACATCGACAATAGTTTTTTCCTTTTCGATTTCTCGAGTTTCAGTTTCAGTTGTATCaacatctccttcttcgtcttCATCACGGGTAAAATTAGGAGAGCAATTTTGCAGTAGACGAAGCCTAAGACGTCCATCGCTGCGCTCGGCTTGAAAGTATGTATGGCAACAAGAAACAGATTCAGCTTTTATTACTAAACGTCCGCCCTCTCTGTGAGTCCTCAATTGGACACCACTTGTTCCCCTAATTGAAGTTAATGGAGGCGGAAAGCTAGCACTACGTTTCATTCTTTTCTCAGTCACCCGATTTTTGTAATACTTTGGTGGCGACGACTCACGattttcaagttgttcgagtgTTGAAGTGAAAAGAATCTCGTCGCTGCTTTCGCTGCAGTTACTACCGGTTTCGCTTCCAAGGGTTTCAGTGCACATTTCTAAGCTCTTTGCGCTAAGCTTACAAGACGAAGAGCGGGTATGGAGGGGATGGACGTACACTTTTTCGTTCTCAATTGCTTCTTTGTTCTTGATTTCGGATGAGTTGTTGAGCGATTGGAGAAAACTCCATCCACCCATGTCAATATTGTCATTGCTTTTCATGTTGTTCTGTTCCTTGTGGACTTCAGAGTCAGTGAGGCAGGGCCTGAGAGGAGGAGTATTGAAGAAATTGAAATCCAGACATGATTGTAAACCACCTTGACAGACGCTTGATGACATTGTGTTattctcaaaacaaaaacaggGAAAAGCAGAGgagaaaacagaggaaaaacaggggtgtgttttttttttttctttctttggtcTGGTCTGAAATGCAAGAGATTTGGTGTAGTTTTAAGGACTAAAAAGAATCAAAGAGAAACAGGAGTTGGGAGGATTTaggagaatgagagaaagagaaatgaaGGAGGACATGAGGGAGGACATGAAGGGGTGGGGTTGAATTTATAGTCAGAACCCGCAAGCATATGATAGCCTAGACCCTAAAGTGGGGATTTGTACCTAGAACACCCACTAGTCTGGGAAAATGCTAAGTAATCGTTGTCTTACCtatcccaaatgttgagatgaacgAA carries:
- the LOC119984120 gene encoding protein FANTASTIC FOUR 3-like; this translates as MSSSVCQGGLQSCLDFNFFNTPPLRPCLTDSEVHKEQNNMKSNDNIDMGGWSFLQSLNNSSEIKNKEAIENEKVYVHPLHTRSSSCKLSAKSLEMCTETLGSETGSNCSESSDEILFTSTLEQLENRESSPPKYYKNRVTEKRMKRSASFPPPLTSIRGTSGVQLRTHREGGRLVIKAESVSCCHTYFQAERSDGRLRLRLLQNCSPNFTRDEDEEGDVDTTETETREIEKEKTIVDVEETEETEKESSVKVKGEMGLKKLSMTSRCKESEHRRKGLLNWEPFCVAS